A genomic stretch from Prochlorococcus marinus str. MIT 9312 includes:
- a CDS encoding TMEM165/GDT1 family protein, which produces MVLSLLLSTFLTVFIAELGDKTQLATLTISGTSNKPLAVFLGSSSALVFASLLGALTGGSISSFLPEVVLKSIASITFFIIGIRLFVNSFSMDKQEKEDN; this is translated from the coding sequence ATGGTTTTAAGTTTATTACTGTCAACATTTTTAACCGTTTTTATAGCTGAATTAGGTGACAAAACCCAACTGGCTACTTTAACTATAAGCGGCACTTCAAATAAACCATTAGCAGTTTTTTTAGGATCCTCATCTGCACTTGTCTTTGCAAGTTTATTAGGAGCATTGACTGGTGGTTCTATTTCTAGTTTTTTACCCGAAGTAGTTCTTAAATCAATAGCCTCCATAACATTTTTTATTATTGGTATAAGGCTTTTTGTAAATTCATTCTCTATGGATAAACAAGAAAAAGAAGACAATTAA
- a CDS encoding RNB domain-containing ribonuclease, with the protein MFSTSSIIDNLNNSEGLEYKKLCRSLKITKKSDKDKLDIALTALEKLEIINKNAVNEYSCTKDSNHIVAKIRCSSKGYCFAVREKNKEDIYIKENLLNYAWNGDKVLVRIIKEGYRRRSPEGIVDCILERSNQILLSKVEEINNDIYAIPIDDRILSKIKLPKEDKKYTYKPENKNIVKVEIDRFPIGQEEGLGHVIQELELNNNEELDTDFVLSKSNIVELDNENLVKSKKIEKRERIDLTDKNSYLFKSWKSDNSPMLPIIQIEQEKNKNTKLWIHTNNLAEIVELNNKKALEILNSFESLPLLNNWKPYHSESIRNTSEFKLGEKNEAISLCLHLDSDNEITKWSFHLTLVKCTLIIGSDHTDALLSRKSKTRITSRLLKPIKQYIEDVDKILEISTSFRQRHLLEGKVEIPAPHNKIESLDEFFIHNPAENSKGYFEPLKKEDCQTYLSPILHEANLIWFKHSNQLGLKSAGYFSKGIDYINANELIKYSEFVDNEVELNEDGNLSFSQIIKLCGDDNKKRILHKLLINEFKENEVNLISNNADNNESEKLYISPWTIPGYDFTNLINQYCIFNMIINGKKSKKNNINEINILESDSLNLIDWDIFNSSIIKNIDTLFNKFIIDKLNEYKCKINQYKLNMISIKKVRKAENLLGNIYNGFILSVQSYGFFVEISDLNVEGLVHVSTLNNDWYEYRSRQNLLIGRKSKKSYKVGDEIEVKIIKVDILKYQIDLELT; encoded by the coding sequence ATGTTCTCTACATCTTCTATAATTGATAATCTTAATAATTCAGAAGGGTTAGAATATAAAAAATTATGCCGATCATTAAAAATAACAAAGAAATCTGATAAAGATAAATTAGATATCGCTTTAACAGCTCTAGAAAAACTTGAAATAATAAATAAAAATGCAGTTAATGAATATTCCTGCACAAAAGATAGCAATCATATAGTCGCCAAAATAAGATGTAGTAGCAAAGGTTATTGCTTTGCAGTGAGGGAAAAAAACAAAGAAGATATCTACATTAAAGAAAATCTACTTAATTATGCATGGAATGGAGATAAAGTTTTAGTAAGGATAATAAAAGAGGGTTACAGAAGAAGATCACCTGAGGGAATAGTTGACTGTATTCTTGAAAGATCAAATCAAATACTTCTTTCTAAAGTTGAAGAAATAAACAATGATATATATGCTATTCCTATCGACGACAGGATACTTTCTAAAATAAAACTTCCAAAAGAGGATAAGAAATACACTTACAAACCAGAAAATAAGAATATAGTTAAAGTTGAGATTGATCGATTTCCCATAGGTCAAGAAGAAGGTTTAGGCCATGTTATACAAGAACTAGAATTAAATAATAATGAGGAATTAGATACAGATTTTGTTTTATCTAAAAGCAATATCGTCGAATTAGACAATGAAAATCTTGTTAAATCTAAGAAGATAGAAAAAAGGGAAAGAATAGACTTAACAGATAAAAACTCTTATTTATTCAAAAGTTGGAAGTCTGATAATTCTCCAATGCTCCCAATAATTCAAATAGAGCAGGAAAAAAATAAAAATACTAAACTTTGGATACATACAAATAATCTTGCAGAAATAGTAGAACTAAATAATAAAAAGGCCTTAGAAATACTTAATAGCTTTGAATCATTACCCTTATTGAATAATTGGAAACCCTACCATAGTGAATCCATAAGAAATACTTCTGAATTTAAATTAGGTGAAAAGAATGAAGCAATAAGCCTATGCTTGCATTTAGATAGCGATAATGAAATAACTAAATGGTCATTTCATCTTACTTTAGTAAAATGCACTCTAATTATTGGAAGTGATCATACTGACGCCCTTCTATCAAGAAAAAGTAAAACTAGAATAACCTCAAGGTTACTCAAACCAATAAAGCAATATATCGAAGATGTGGATAAAATACTTGAAATTTCTACTTCATTCAGACAAAGACATCTCTTGGAAGGTAAAGTTGAAATCCCTGCGCCACATAATAAAATTGAATCCTTAGACGAATTTTTTATTCACAACCCTGCTGAAAATTCAAAAGGATATTTTGAACCATTAAAAAAAGAAGATTGCCAAACATACCTTTCTCCAATACTACATGAAGCGAATTTAATATGGTTCAAACATTCAAATCAACTTGGCTTAAAAAGTGCAGGTTACTTTTCAAAGGGAATAGATTACATTAATGCAAATGAACTCATCAAATATTCAGAATTTGTTGATAATGAAGTAGAGCTTAATGAAGATGGTAATTTATCATTTAGTCAAATAATTAAGTTATGCGGCGATGATAATAAAAAAAGAATCTTACATAAACTTTTAATTAATGAATTTAAGGAAAATGAAGTAAACCTGATTTCTAATAATGCAGATAACAATGAATCAGAAAAACTATATATTTCGCCATGGACAATTCCTGGATATGACTTCACAAATCTTATTAACCAGTACTGTATTTTTAATATGATAATAAATGGTAAGAAATCAAAGAAAAATAATATTAATGAAATAAACATATTGGAAAGTGATTCGTTAAATTTAATAGATTGGGATATATTTAATTCGTCAATTATAAAGAATATAGATACATTATTTAATAAATTTATAATAGATAAACTTAATGAATATAAGTGCAAAATAAACCAATATAAATTAAATATGATAAGTATAAAAAAAGTAAGAAAGGCTGAGAATTTATTAGGCAATATTTACAATGGGTTTATATTGTCAGTTCAAAGTTATGGTTTCTTTGTTGAGATATCAGATCTAAATGTGGAAGGTCTTGTCCACGTCAGCACCCTTAATAATGATTGGTATGAATATAGATCAAGACAAAATTTATTGATTGGTAGGAAATCTAAGAAATCATATAAAGTTGGAGATGAAATAGAAGTTAAAATTATAAAAGTTGATATTCTTAAATATCAAATTGATTTAGAGTTAACATAA
- a CDS encoding DUF2996 domain-containing protein produces the protein MEENLEPNSEVNNETTNIPNKSNTEETKEPKSEKVLNMSENNANSPNNSVQKVDMKKENVIPAKSISKPQKELPIEKKPFQEFINIHLIPELIDEINQRGLEIKNINLKKTTRPIAGDKCWVINCEIKDTCDFWLSFEKEDISSLKSISLSKPKQKPSIIESFLIDEKRITLKLIISRLLQRLNGQKLLGVN, from the coding sequence ATGGAAGAAAATTTAGAACCAAATAGTGAAGTTAATAATGAAACAACAAACATTCCTAATAAATCCAACACGGAAGAAACAAAAGAACCTAAATCAGAAAAAGTTTTAAATATGAGTGAAAATAATGCGAATTCACCAAATAATTCTGTTCAAAAAGTTGATATGAAAAAAGAAAACGTTATACCTGCTAAATCCATTTCTAAACCCCAAAAAGAACTCCCTATAGAGAAAAAGCCATTCCAAGAATTTATAAATATTCATTTGATTCCAGAATTAATTGACGAAATTAATCAAAGAGGCTTAGAAATAAAAAATATTAACCTCAAAAAGACTACTAGACCAATTGCTGGTGATAAATGTTGGGTAATAAATTGTGAAATTAAGGATACTTGTGACTTTTGGTTATCTTTTGAGAAGGAGGACATAAGTTCATTAAAAAGTATTTCCTTATCCAAACCAAAACAAAAACCTAGCATTATTGAATCATTTCTAATTGATGAAAAAAGAATAACCCTTAAATTAATCATTTCAAGACTACTGCAGAGATTAAACGGGCAAAAATTATTAGGAGTTAATTAA
- the acsF gene encoding magnesium-protoporphyrin IX monomethyl ester (oxidative) cyclase, translating to MSQSIIESKNKKDVNNGKIPAKETILSPRFYTTDFEAMENMDLSINEEELEAICEEFRKDYNRHHFVRNSEFDGAAEKLDPETRELFVDFLEGSCTSEFSGFLLYKELSRRIKDKNPLLAECFAHMARDEARHAGFLNKSMSDFGLQLDLGFLTANKDYTYFPPRSIFYATYLSEKIGYWRYIAIYRHLEKNPDSKIFPLFNYFENWCQDENRHGDFFDALMKAQPRTVKSLSQKINIGGTTFTHPLFDYFHRFRYFLNNLPITSKLWSRFFLLAVFATMYARDLGIKKDFYSSLGLDAREYDQYVINKTNETSARVFPVVLDVYDKSFYGRLDKIVENNKVLSNIANSEENKVSKTLKKLPTYLSNGYQLLRLYLLKPLDSKDFQPSIR from the coding sequence ATGTCTCAATCTATTATTGAATCTAAAAATAAAAAAGATGTAAATAACGGGAAGATACCAGCTAAAGAAACAATTTTGTCTCCAAGGTTCTACACAACAGACTTTGAGGCAATGGAAAATATGGACTTATCGATAAATGAGGAGGAATTGGAAGCCATATGTGAGGAATTTAGAAAAGACTACAATAGGCATCATTTTGTTAGAAATAGTGAATTTGACGGAGCTGCAGAGAAATTAGATCCTGAGACAAGAGAACTTTTCGTTGATTTTCTTGAGGGAAGTTGTACTTCAGAATTTTCGGGTTTTTTACTTTATAAGGAGCTAAGCAGAAGAATTAAAGATAAAAACCCTCTTCTTGCAGAATGCTTTGCTCATATGGCCAGAGATGAAGCTAGACATGCAGGTTTCTTGAATAAATCAATGAGTGACTTTGGATTACAGTTAGATTTAGGTTTTTTAACAGCAAATAAAGATTACACTTATTTTCCACCTAGAAGTATTTTTTACGCCACTTATCTATCTGAAAAAATAGGTTATTGGAGATATATTGCAATTTACAGGCATCTTGAAAAGAATCCAGATAGCAAGATTTTTCCACTATTTAACTACTTTGAAAATTGGTGTCAAGATGAAAATAGGCATGGAGATTTCTTCGACGCACTTATGAAAGCACAACCACGTACTGTCAAATCATTAAGTCAGAAAATCAACATTGGGGGGACTACCTTTACACATCCATTATTTGATTATTTCCATAGATTTAGATACTTTTTGAACAATCTTCCAATAACATCAAAATTATGGTCAAGGTTTTTTCTTTTGGCAGTATTTGCGACTATGTATGCTAGGGATCTTGGAATCAAAAAAGATTTCTACAGTTCATTAGGGTTAGACGCCAGGGAGTACGACCAGTATGTTATCAATAAAACAAATGAAACTTCTGCTAGAGTTTTCCCAGTAGTTCTAGATGTATATGATAAATCTTTTTATGGAAGATTAGATAAAATAGTTGAAAATAATAAGGTCCTTTCTAATATTGCTAACAGCGAAGAAAATAAAGTATCTAAAACTTTAAAGAAATTACCTACCTATTTATCAAACGGTTACCAACTATTAAGACTATACTTATTAAAACCTCTAGATAGCAAAGATTTCCAACCTTCGATTAGATAA